Proteins encoded in a region of the Drosophila sechellia strain sech25 chromosome 2L, ASM438219v1, whole genome shotgun sequence genome:
- the LOC6612189 gene encoding calcium/calmodulin-dependent 3',5'-cyclic nucleotide phosphodiesterase 1 isoform X9: MYEPGPSSEEGVVSEPEPEPTGVSVSVSVSVSEEPSASRSSRLTVITVVVVVVAVRAMSRLRRESSRQSVITVELIQFIIQYRAKETQEKKKRRLADEDDELSEVQPDAVPPEVREWLASTFTRQMATSRRKSDEKPKFRSVAHAIRAGIFVDRMYRRVSSSALTAFPPDVVRLLKNLDDWTFDVFALTEAASGQVVKYVAYELFNRYGSIHKFKIAPGILEAFLHRVEEGYCRYRNPYHNNLHAVDVMQTIHYCLCNTGLMNWLTDLEIFASLLAALLHDYEHTGTTNNFHVMSGSETALLYNDRAVLENHHASASFRLLREDEYNILSHLSREEFRELRGLVIEMVLGTDMTNHFQQMKAMRQLLTLQEATIDKQKVLSLVLHCCDISHPAKQWGVHHRWTMLLLEEFFRQGDLEKELGLPFSPLCDRNNTLVAESQICFIDFIVEPSMGVMSDMLELILAPIAPMNKSKPATLVEHETTANSTTNSAIVIPNSGITPSMDKPRDHRTEAKTTAAECLARKSVTGTTASKFNIPKPWLTCLVENKRIWKEQAVKDAEARALATAAEEAAAAAAAEAEESKPETEAADGEQSEVAADPADGAAD; the protein is encoded by the exons ATGTACGAACCGGGTCCGAGCAGCGAGGAGGGTGTTGTATCTGAGCCTGAGCCCGAGCCAACAggagtatctgtatctgtatctgtatctgtatctgaggAGCCATCGGCGAGCCGCTCCAGCCGGCTGACCGTCATTACCGTGGTCGTGGTCGTCGTCGCCGTTCGCGCCATGAGTCGTCTGAGGCGTGAAAGCAGCCGACAAAGCGTCATCACCGTCGAGCTGATACAGTTCATCATTCAGTATCGCGCCAAGGAGACGCAGGAGAAGAAGAAAAG GCGCCTGGCCGACGAGGACGATGAGCTGTCGGAGGTGCAGCCGGATGCAGTGCCGCCGGAGGTGCGCGAGTGGCTGGCCTCCACCTTCACCCGCCAGATGGCCACCAGCCGGCGCAAGAGCGACGAGAAGCCCAAATTCCGTTCGGTGGCCCACGCCATCCGTGCTGGCATCTTCGTGGACCGCATGTACCGGCGCGTCTCCAGCTCGGCCCTAACGGCCTTCCCACCGGACGTGGTCAGGCTGCTCAAG AACCTGGACGACTGGACCTTTGATGTGTTCGCCCTGACGGAGGCGGCCAGTGGCCAGGTGGTGAAGTACGTGGCCTATGAGCTCTTCAACCGCTACGGCTCGATCCACAAGTTCAAGATTGCGCCTGGAATTCTGGAGGCGTTCCTGCATCGCGTGGAGGAGGGCTACTGCCGGTATCGGAATCCGTATCATAACAATCTGCACGCCGTGGACGTGATGCAGACGATCCACTACTGCCTGTGCAACACGGGTCTGATGAACTGGCTGACGGACCTGGAGATCTTCGCCTCGCTGCTGGCCGCCCTGCTCCACGATTACGAGCACACCGGCACCACCAATAACTTCCATGTGATGTCCGGTTCGGAGACGGCTCTGCTGTACAACGATCGGGCTGTGCTGGAGAATCATCATGCCAGCGCCAGTTTCCGGCTGCTGCGCGAGGATGAGTACAACATACTGTCGCATTTGTCGCGCGAGGAGTTCCGCGAACTGCGCGGTCTGGTCATCGAAATGGTACTCGGCACCGATATGACCAATCACTTCCAGCAGATGAAGGCCATGCGCCAGCTGCTGACGCTCCAGGAGGCGACCATTGACAAGCAGAAGGTGCTGTCCCTGGTGCTCCACTGCTGCGACATCTCGCATCCGGCCAAGCAGTGGGGCGTCCATCATCGCTGGACGATGCTGCTACTGGAGGAGTTCTTCCGCCAAGGCGACCTCGAGAAGGAGCTGGGCTTGCCCTTCAGTCCGCTGTGTGATCGCAACAACACGTTGGTGGCCGAGTCGCAGATCTGTTTCATCGACTTCATCGTGGAGCCCAGCATGGGCGTCATGTCCGACATGCTGGAGCTCATACTGGCGCCCATTGCGCCGATGAACAAGTCCAAGCCCGCCACTCTGGTGGAGCACGAGACGACCGCTAACTCCACGACGAACTCGGCGATCGTCATACCCAACTCGGGAATCACGCCCAGCATGGACAAGCCACGGGATCATCGCACCGAGGCCAAGACCACCGCTGCCGAGTGCCTCGCCCGCAAGAGTGTCACCGGCACCACCGCCTCCAAGTTCAACATACCCAAGCCGTGGCTCACCTGTCTGGTGGAGAACAAGCGGATATGGAAGGAGCAGGCCGTCAAAG ATGCCGAGGCTCGGGCTTTGGCCACCGCAGCGGAggaagctgcagctgcagcggcggcGGAAGCGGAGGAAAGCAagccggaaacggaagcggCCGATGGCGAGCAGAGTGAGGTAGCTGCGGATCCGGCAGATGGCGCTGCAGACTAA
- the LOC6612188 gene encoding cyclin-Y-like protein 1 — MGNKNSCCAYSSPQSDRKSKDMPPVFEERIIQLGHPPHTSQHQLDGHHGSASAVHLHHHHHGHNQQQNQQGGGGDNYENQQNLQHISEREALEGEEDPSVDPTAATMFLERSKVENGGMTRKRSQQQIAQQAGSGGGGGGGGGSTPGGNSCGGGGGMKKSSSCSTIYLDDSTVSQPNLKNTVKCVSLAIYYHIKNRQSDRRLDIFDEKLHPLTHDQVPDNYDTHNPEHRQIYKFVRTLFNAAQLTAECAIITLVYLERLLTYAELDVGPCNWKRMVLGAILLASKVWDDQAVWNVDYCQILKDITVEDMNELERQFLELLQFNINVPSSVYAKYYFDLRTLAEANELNFPTEPLSKERAQKLEAMSRVMQDKVTAEALKNGIKKWSSMDNISQGGPRRSVAILS, encoded by the exons ATGGGCAACAAGAACTCGTGCTGCGCGTACTCCAGTCCGCAGTCGGACCGCAAGTCGAAGGACATGCCGCCCGTCTTCGAGGAGCGGATCATCCAGCTGGGTCATCCGCCGCACACGTCACAGCACCAGCTGGACGGCCACCATGGATCCGCGTCGGCGGTGCACCTGCACCACCATCATCACGGCCACAATCAGCAGCAGAATCAGCAGGGCGGCGGCGGTGACAACTATGAGAACCAGCAGAATCTGCAGCACATCTCCGAGCGAGAGGCGCTGGAGGGCGAGGAAGATCCGTCGGTGGATCCCACCGCAGCCACCATGTTCCTGGAACGATCAAAGGTGGAGAACGGCGGCATGACGCGCAAGCGATCGCAGCAGCAGATTGCCCAGCAGGCGggcagcggcggcggaggaggtggtggcggcggcagTACTCCCGGTGGCAATAGttgcggcggtggtggcggcATGAAGAAGAGTTCTTCCTGCTCGACGATCTATCTGGACGACAGCACTGTGTCGCAGCCGAATCTTAAGAATACGGTCAAATGTGTCTCGCTGGCCATTTACTATCACATCAAGAATCGGCAATCGGATCGCCGGCTGGACATCTTCGACGAGAAGCTGCATCCGCTGACCCACGACCAGGTGCCGGATAACTACGACACGCACAATCCGGAGCACCGGCAGATCTACAAGTTCGTGCGCACGCTCTTCAACGCCGCCCAGCTGACGGCCGAGTGTGCGATCATCACGCTAGTCTACCTGGAGCGGCTACTCACCTACGCCGAGCTGGATGTGGGACCCTGCAACTGGAAGCGCATGGTGTTGG GTGCCATTCTCCTCGCCTCGAAGGTGTGGGATGACCAGGCCGTTTGGAATGTGGATTACTGCCAGATACTCAAAGACATCACCGTGGAGGACATGAACGAGCTGGAGCGCCAGTTTCTCGAGCTGCTGCAGTTCAATATCAATGTGCCGTCCTCGGTGTACGCCAAATACTACTTCGACCTGCGCACGCTCGCCGAGGCCAACGAGCTCAACTTCCCCACGGAGCCGCTGTCCAAGGAGCGGGCCCAGAAGCTGGAGGCCATGTCGCGTGTGATGCAGGACAAGGTCACTGCCGAGGCACTGAAGAACGGGATCAAGAAGTGGTCCTCCATGGACAACATCAGTCAGGGCGGGCCGCGACGCAGCGTGGCCATACTATCGTGA